From the genome of Vagococcus entomophilus:
TTGTTGGAATGATCGGCATGCTTTCTGGACTAGTAGCATCTTATCATGTGGATACTCCTCCTGGCGCAACCATAACGATCATATTTATTGGGATGTTTTTACTGGTGAGTATTGGCAAAAAAATTAAATCAAAATGGTTAAAAGAAACATAATTTATAAAAAGGGTCGAAAATAGCAATTATTTTCGACTCTTTTATTTAGGCGTGAAATACGAACATTTTTAAAATATATGCAAAAAATACTATGATTTTACTCTAAAAATAATTATAATAGAAAGGATAAGAAAAAGATAATTCATAAAGAAAGGTGAGATTATGAAAATAAGAAGAAGTGAACGGCTTATTGATATGACACAGTATTTACTCGAACATCCACATACGCTTGTGTCGTTGACCTATTTTTCTGAGCGTTATGCCTCTGCCAAGTCTTCTATAAGTGAAGATTTGTCGATTATAAAGAAAACATTTAAGCAAAGAGGAACAGGGATTTTAGAAACGATTCCAGGTGCTGCGGGAGGTGTTCGCTTTATCCCAGAGATTTCATTTGAAGCTGCTAAGCAAATCGTGGACTCCTTATGCGAACGTTTGTCTGAAAGAGAACGTTTGCTTCCAGGTGGGTATGTCTATCTATCTGATTTGTTAGGAGAACCCGATTTACTCAGAAAAGTAGGACAAATTATTGCTTCAAAGTATAATAATCGAAAAATTGACGCGGTGATGACAGTCGCAACCAAAGGTGTTCCAATCGCACAAGCTGTTTCATATTATTTAAATGTTCCTTTTGTAATCGTTCGTCGCGATTCAAAAATTACCGAAGGATCTACTGTGAGTGTCAATTATGTGTCGGGCTCCTCAGAACGTGTAGAAAAAATGGAATTATCAAAACGTAGTCTAAAACGTGGCTCGCGTGTGCTAGTGGTAGATGACTTTATGAAAGGCGGAGGCACGGTCAATGGTATGACGAGTTTGATCGACGAGTTTGAAGCAGAGCTTGTAGGGATTACGGTCTTTGCCGAATCAACATTTAGTGGACGCAGAATGATTGAGGATTATCATTCTTTATTATGTGTCAAAGAAGTAGATACCCAAACAAAAACAATCAAAGTAGTCCCCGGAAATTACTTTGATCAAGCATCGAGTGAAAAATGAAAACAAAAAAGAGGCTTGACTAAAGGTCGAGCCTTTTATGCGGTATATTGAAAAAAATTTATAATCACGATAAAATAATTGAACAAAGTTATTAAGACAAGGAGCGATAGATTTGAATACGCGATACGCGGTGATTTTAGCAGCAGGACAAGGTTCAAGAATGAAGTCCTCATTATATAAGGTGTTACATCCTGTAGCAGGAAAAGCGATGGTAGAACATGTCTTAGAACAAGTAGAAGCATTAGCACCCACTCAGATTGTGACAGTAGTAGGATGCGGAGCGGAGCTAGTCAAAGAGCAATTAGGCAACCGTAGTGAATATGCCTTGCAAGAAGAACAGCTTGGTACAGGACATGCGGTAATGGTGACAAAAGAGTTGCTGGCAAATAAAAAAGGAACCACACTGGTACTTTGTGGAGACACGCCACTTTTAACGAGTGAAACGCTAGAACAACTGATTGCACATCATGAACAAACAAAGGCTAAAGCAACTGTTTTGACTGCAAAAACTGATACTCCAACAGGTTATGGTAGAATTATTCGGGATAAAGAGCATTATGTTGAAAAAATTGTGGAACAAAAAGATGCTACTGACGCTGAACAAAAAATCACAGAAATTAACACTGGAACCTATTGTTTTGACAACGAATTTTTATATAAAGCGTTAGAGCAAGTTGGTAATAAAAATGCTCAAGGAGAATATTATTTAACCGATGTGATTGGAATTTTGAAATACGCTGGCGAAAATGTGAGTGCTTATGTGATGCCTGTATTTGAAGATTCTTTGGGGGTAAATGATCGAGTAGCACTTTCAAAAGCTAATCAGCAAATGCGCATGCGAATTAATCACGAACATATGGTGAATGGTGTCACCTTTGTTGACCCTAATACCACCTATATTGATGCAGATGTAGTGATTGGTAATGACACATGTTTGGAAGCAGGAGTTGTTTTAAAAGGAAAAACAGTGATTGGATCTAACTGTTTCATTGGGGCACACTCTGAAATTAAAGATAGTGTGATTGAAGATGAGGTTGTAGTAACGTCTTCTAATATTGAACAATCAATTGTTCGTAAGGGGAGCGACGTAGGACCCTATGCACATTTGCGACCGCAAGCAGATATTGGGCCAAATGTACATATCGGAAATTTTGTCGAAGTGAAAAATGCCCAAATCAATCAAGGGACTAAAGTGGGACACCTGACATACATAGGGGATGCTACTTTAGGCGAAAATATCAACGTGGGCTGTGGAGTGATCTTTGTGAACTACGACGGAGTCAACAAGCATCGTACAACTGTTGGATCAAATAGCTTTATTGGCTCTAACTCCAACCTGATTGCACCGCTAACAGTTGGCGAGAAGAGTTTTATTGCAGCCGGATCGACCATTACAAAAGATGTTCCAGTAGAAGCATTGGCTATCGCTAGACAAAAACAAGAGAATAAAGAAGGATACGCAAAAAAAC
Proteins encoded in this window:
- the purR gene encoding pur operon repressor; this translates as MKIRRSERLIDMTQYLLEHPHTLVSLTYFSERYASAKSSISEDLSIIKKTFKQRGTGILETIPGAAGGVRFIPEISFEAAKQIVDSLCERLSERERLLPGGYVYLSDLLGEPDLLRKVGQIIASKYNNRKIDAVMTVATKGVPIAQAVSYYLNVPFVIVRRDSKITEGSTVSVNYVSGSSERVEKMELSKRSLKRGSRVLVVDDFMKGGGTVNGMTSLIDEFEAELVGITVFAESTFSGRRMIEDYHSLLCVKEVDTQTKTIKVVPGNYFDQASSEK
- the glmU gene encoding bifunctional UDP-N-acetylglucosamine diphosphorylase/glucosamine-1-phosphate N-acetyltransferase GlmU; this encodes MNTRYAVILAAGQGSRMKSSLYKVLHPVAGKAMVEHVLEQVEALAPTQIVTVVGCGAELVKEQLGNRSEYALQEEQLGTGHAVMVTKELLANKKGTTLVLCGDTPLLTSETLEQLIAHHEQTKAKATVLTAKTDTPTGYGRIIRDKEHYVEKIVEQKDATDAEQKITEINTGTYCFDNEFLYKALEQVGNKNAQGEYYLTDVIGILKYAGENVSAYVMPVFEDSLGVNDRVALSKANQQMRMRINHEHMVNGVTFVDPNTTYIDADVVIGNDTCLEAGVVLKGKTVIGSNCFIGAHSEIKDSVIEDEVVVTSSNIEQSIVRKGSDVGPYAHLRPQADIGPNVHIGNFVEVKNAQINQGTKVGHLTYIGDATLGENINVGCGVIFVNYDGVNKHRTTVGSNSFIGSNSNLIAPLTVGEKSFIAAGSTITKDVPVEALAIARQKQENKEGYAKKLPPLQ